In Microbacterium binotii, one DNA window encodes the following:
- a CDS encoding ABC transporter substrate-binding protein — protein MVHSKKAWFAATALAGVSALALVGCAGGGEAAPSGSSDAGGDYTAQNCADGTTSADILKVGTLLPTTGTLAFLGPPEIAGVGLAVDDIVAAGDEACTFWTDSGDSNDMTVSSASADELINAKVSIVIGAASSSVSLNVVDKLTKSASPIVQISPANTAASLSGYSDFYFRTAPPDTVQGSALGQLITSDGNANIAFLVFNDAYGTGLRDVIEETVTGAGGSVTYGAKGAGQEFPPGQTTFSSEVTAALATNPDAIVIIAFDETKAIIPELVSQGWDMSRTYYTDGNTSDFSKDFEPGTLEGAQGTIPGANPAEDFKERASAWHESVEGSALDDYSYSAESYDAVILSALAALKGGATDPATIQANLAAVSGATGGEECSTYADCKELIAGGKDIHYTGVAGTGPFNDKNDPSSAFIGIYKFDGDNKPVWQSAVEGKS, from the coding sequence ATGGTTCACTCCAAGAAGGCGTGGTTTGCCGCGACCGCCCTCGCGGGCGTCTCGGCGCTTGCGCTCGTCGGGTGTGCCGGCGGGGGCGAAGCAGCGCCCTCCGGCAGCTCAGACGCAGGTGGCGACTACACGGCGCAGAACTGCGCCGACGGCACCACGAGCGCTGACATCCTCAAGGTCGGCACCCTGCTGCCCACCACGGGAACCCTGGCATTCCTCGGCCCGCCCGAGATCGCCGGTGTCGGCCTGGCTGTCGACGACATCGTCGCCGCGGGCGACGAGGCATGTACGTTCTGGACCGACTCCGGTGACAGCAACGACATGACCGTGTCCTCCGCTTCGGCCGACGAGCTCATCAACGCGAAGGTCTCGATCGTGATCGGCGCCGCATCCTCCTCGGTGTCGCTGAACGTCGTCGACAAGCTCACCAAGAGCGCGAGCCCGATCGTCCAGATCTCGCCCGCGAACACGGCGGCTTCCCTCTCGGGCTACTCCGACTTCTACTTCCGCACCGCTCCGCCGGACACGGTGCAGGGTTCCGCGCTGGGTCAGCTCATCACGAGCGACGGCAACGCGAACATCGCGTTCCTCGTCTTCAACGACGCGTACGGCACGGGCCTGCGCGACGTGATCGAGGAGACGGTCACCGGTGCGGGCGGCTCGGTCACCTACGGCGCCAAGGGTGCGGGTCAGGAGTTCCCTCCCGGCCAGACCACGTTCTCGTCCGAGGTGACGGCGGCTCTGGCCACCAACCCCGACGCGATCGTGATCATCGCCTTCGATGAGACCAAGGCGATCATCCCCGAGCTCGTGTCGCAGGGCTGGGACATGTCCCGCACCTACTACACGGACGGCAACACCTCGGACTTCTCGAAGGACTTCGAGCCCGGAACGCTCGAGGGCGCGCAGGGCACGATCCCCGGCGCGAACCCCGCCGAGGACTTCAAGGAGCGGGCCTCGGCGTGGCACGAGTCGGTCGAGGGCTCGGCCCTCGACGACTACTCGTACTCGGCTGAGTCGTACGACGCCGTCATCCTCTCGGCCCTCGCGGCCCTGAAGGGCGGCGCGACCGACCCCGCCACCATCCAGGCGAACCTGGCCGCTGTGTCGGGTGCGACGGGCGGCGAGGAGTGCTCGACGTACGCGGACTGCAAGGAGCTCATCGCCGGCGGTAAGGACATCCACTACACGGGTGTCGCCGGCACGGGACCGTTCAACGACAAGAACGACCCCTCGAGCGCCTTCATCGGCATCTACAAGTTCGACGGTGACAACAAGCCCGTCTGGCAGAGCGCTGTCGAGGGCAAGTCCTGA
- the rarD gene encoding EamA family transporter RarD: MNPRTPTEQGLAGGLYAFSAYLLWGVLPLYFLLLAPVGAFEIVAWRILLSLVFCALLIAVTRSWRRLGAILRQGRLVALTVLAGILIYVNWQTYLIGTLSGHVIETSLGYFINPIVTVLLGVLVLRERLRPTQWVAIGLATAAVVVIVIGYGAMPWIALILAFSFGFYGLVKKKIGPSVDAVSGLTLESLWLTPLALVQLVVVALTTGLGFASAGAGTTVALALAGVVTAVPLLLFAAGARRAPLTLLGIVQFVAPVLQFLIGWWVLGEPMTAGRWAGFALVWAALILLSADSIIASRRARRGAGLQNAPSDVAELT; the protein is encoded by the coding sequence GTGAACCCACGCACTCCCACCGAGCAGGGCCTCGCCGGCGGCCTGTACGCCTTCTCCGCATACCTGCTGTGGGGCGTGCTGCCGCTGTACTTCCTGCTGCTCGCGCCCGTGGGGGCGTTCGAGATCGTGGCGTGGCGGATCCTGTTGTCGCTCGTCTTCTGTGCGCTCCTGATCGCGGTGACGCGCTCGTGGCGACGTCTCGGCGCGATCCTGCGCCAGGGTCGGCTCGTCGCCCTCACGGTGCTCGCCGGCATCCTGATCTACGTCAACTGGCAGACGTATCTCATCGGCACCCTGAGCGGCCACGTCATCGAGACGAGCCTCGGCTACTTCATCAATCCGATCGTGACGGTCCTGCTGGGCGTGCTCGTGCTGCGCGAGCGGCTGCGTCCGACGCAGTGGGTCGCGATCGGGCTCGCCACCGCCGCGGTCGTCGTGATCGTGATCGGGTACGGCGCCATGCCCTGGATCGCGCTCATCCTCGCGTTCTCGTTCGGCTTCTACGGACTCGTGAAGAAGAAGATCGGCCCCTCCGTGGATGCGGTGAGCGGGCTCACCCTGGAATCGCTCTGGCTCACCCCTCTCGCCCTCGTGCAGCTCGTCGTGGTGGCTCTGACGACCGGGCTGGGCTTCGCGTCCGCCGGGGCGGGCACCACGGTGGCGCTGGCGCTGGCGGGGGTCGTGACGGCCGTTCCGTTGCTGCTGTTCGCCGCCGGCGCGCGTCGGGCGCCGCTGACACTGCTCGGCATCGTCCAGTTCGTCGCGCCGGTGCTGCAGTTCCTCATCGGATGGTGGGTGCTGGGCGAGCCGATGACGGCGGGACGCTGGGCGGGCTTCGCGCTCGTGTGGGCGGCTCTGATCCTGCTCAGTGCGGATTCGATCATCGCCTCGCGTCGTGCGCGCAGGGGCGCAGGATTGCAGAACGCTCCGTCCGACGTGGCCGAATTGACGTAA
- the groES gene encoding co-chaperone GroES has product MSVSIKPLEDRIVIQQVEAEQTTASGLVIPDTAKEKPQEGEVVAVGPGRIDDNGNRVPLDVAVGDRVIYSKYGGTEVKFGADEYLVLSARDVLAVVVR; this is encoded by the coding sequence GTGTCGGTTTCCATCAAGCCGCTCGAGGACCGCATCGTCATCCAGCAGGTCGAGGCCGAGCAGACCACCGCTAGTGGCCTGGTCATCCCCGACACCGCCAAGGAGAAGCCCCAGGAGGGCGAGGTCGTGGCCGTGGGCCCCGGCCGCATCGACGACAACGGCAACCGTGTTCCGCTCGACGTCGCCGTCGGCGACCGCGTGATCTACAGCAAGTACGGCGGCACCGAGGTCAAGTTCGGCGCTGACGAGTACCTCGTGCTCTCCGCGCGCGACGTGCTCGCGGTCGTCGTCCGCTGA
- a CDS encoding class I SAM-dependent methyltransferase, whose amino-acid sequence MEMSELRALLTPEGLRLLDETGPIESTAAVATAVSRLRAAGHGPDLVSAVVGQARLRSRAAAKFGPFAGRMLFTPAGLEQATRLSVAARHAGRFRDAGRRRIADLGCGIGGDALGFAALGLEVTAVDADEPTAAVAAYNLAPFGDTVTVSHARAGDVDLADRDAVWLDPARRPVGGSHNDRLRADEYSPALSWAFEVAARIPTGIKLGPGFDRDSIPDDVEAQWISVDGSTIELVIFSRELARDGVRRAALVVRGDEVHEITSGHDAEDVAPRPLGAFLHEPDGAVIRSRLIGDVARSLDAGTLDERIAYLTSDEPITSPFVQSFRVREQLPVDEKKLARALRERGIGTLEIKKRGVDVDPAGLRTRLKLKGDRSATLLLTRIGDKRTAILADRV is encoded by the coding sequence ATGGAGATGAGCGAGCTGCGCGCCCTTCTCACCCCCGAAGGCCTGCGCCTGCTGGATGAGACGGGGCCGATCGAGTCGACGGCCGCGGTCGCCACGGCCGTGAGCAGGCTCCGCGCCGCGGGACACGGTCCCGACCTCGTCTCTGCCGTGGTCGGTCAGGCGCGACTCCGCTCCCGTGCCGCGGCGAAGTTCGGGCCCTTCGCCGGGCGGATGCTCTTCACTCCCGCGGGCCTCGAGCAGGCCACGCGCCTGAGCGTGGCGGCCCGCCACGCTGGACGATTCCGGGATGCGGGACGGCGCCGGATCGCGGATCTCGGATGCGGCATCGGCGGCGACGCCCTGGGGTTCGCCGCCCTCGGGCTCGAGGTCACCGCCGTCGACGCCGACGAGCCGACCGCGGCCGTCGCCGCCTACAACCTGGCGCCCTTCGGCGACACCGTCACCGTCTCGCACGCCCGCGCGGGGGACGTCGATCTCGCCGACCGGGATGCGGTGTGGCTCGACCCCGCCAGACGCCCGGTCGGCGGCTCACACAACGATCGCCTGCGGGCCGACGAGTACAGCCCTGCGCTCAGCTGGGCGTTCGAGGTCGCGGCGCGCATTCCGACCGGCATCAAGCTCGGTCCCGGCTTCGATCGCGACAGCATCCCCGACGATGTGGAGGCGCAGTGGATCAGTGTGGACGGATCCACGATCGAGCTCGTGATCTTCTCCCGGGAGCTGGCCCGCGACGGAGTCCGACGTGCAGCGCTCGTCGTCCGCGGTGACGAGGTGCACGAGATCACCTCCGGCCACGACGCCGAGGACGTCGCGCCGCGCCCGCTCGGTGCCTTCCTGCACGAGCCCGATGGCGCCGTCATCCGCTCCCGTCTGATCGGCGACGTGGCGCGGTCGCTGGATGCGGGCACGCTCGACGAACGCATCGCGTACCTCACCTCGGACGAACCGATCACGAGCCCGTTCGTGCAGAGCTTCCGCGTACGCGAGCAGTTGCCCGTCGACGAGAAGAAACTCGCCAGGGCTCTCCGCGAACGCGGTATCGGCACGCTCGAGATCAAGAAGCGCGGCGTCGACGTGGACCCGGCCGGCCTGCGCACCCGCCTCAAGCTCAAGGGCGACCGATCGGCCACATTGCTGTTGACGCGGATCGGTGACAAGCGGACGGCGATCCTCGCGGACCGCGTCTGA
- the tsaD gene encoding tRNA (adenosine(37)-N6)-threonylcarbamoyltransferase complex transferase subunit TsaD, whose protein sequence is MVLVSGPLVLGIETSCDETGIGIVRGRELLTNTIASSMDEHARYGGVVPEVAARAHLEALQPAIHAALAEAGVGLHDLDAVAVTSGPGLAGALMVGVGAAKALAVGLGKPLYAVNHLVGHIAADILDADAEPLEYPTVALLVSGGHTSLLLVRDLTSDVELLGETVDDAAGEAFDKVARILGLPYPGGPQIDRAAAEGDPTAIRFPRGLSRASDMAEHRYDFSFSGLKTAVARYLEQTPDAAVPDVAASFREAVVDVLVTKALDACERHGVPRLLLGGGVIANRRLRDVALERGTAAGVAVRIPPLSLCTDNGAMIAALAAELISAGRAPSTLRFGADSTLPVTEIQVAEQR, encoded by the coding sequence ATGGTGCTCGTGAGCGGACCTCTCGTGCTCGGCATCGAGACAAGTTGCGACGAGACCGGCATCGGCATCGTCCGCGGCCGCGAGCTGTTGACGAACACGATCGCCAGCAGCATGGACGAGCACGCCCGCTACGGCGGCGTCGTCCCCGAGGTCGCGGCGCGCGCGCATCTCGAAGCCCTGCAGCCCGCGATCCACGCGGCGCTCGCCGAGGCCGGAGTCGGCCTCCACGACCTGGATGCGGTCGCCGTCACCTCGGGGCCGGGACTCGCCGGCGCGCTCATGGTGGGCGTGGGGGCCGCGAAGGCGCTCGCCGTGGGGCTGGGCAAGCCGCTCTACGCCGTGAACCACCTCGTCGGCCACATCGCGGCCGACATCCTCGACGCGGATGCGGAGCCCCTGGAGTACCCGACGGTGGCGCTGCTCGTCAGCGGCGGGCACACCTCCCTCCTGCTCGTGCGCGACCTCACGAGCGATGTGGAGCTGCTCGGCGAGACGGTCGACGACGCGGCGGGGGAGGCGTTCGACAAGGTCGCCCGCATTCTGGGTCTGCCCTACCCGGGGGGCCCGCAGATCGACCGCGCCGCCGCCGAGGGAGACCCGACCGCCATCCGTTTCCCGCGTGGGCTCTCTCGGGCTTCCGACATGGCCGAGCACCGCTACGACTTCTCCTTCTCAGGGCTGAAGACGGCTGTCGCGCGTTACCTCGAGCAGACGCCGGACGCCGCCGTGCCCGACGTCGCCGCATCCTTCCGTGAGGCGGTCGTCGACGTGCTCGTGACGAAGGCGCTGGATGCGTGCGAGCGCCACGGCGTGCCGCGACTGCTGCTGGGCGGCGGCGTGATCGCCAACCGCCGGTTGCGCGACGTGGCTCTGGAGCGCGGCACGGCGGCCGGCGTCGCCGTCCGCATCCCGCCGCTGAGCCTGTGCACCGACAACGGAGCGATGATCGCGGCGTTGGCTGCGGAGCTCATCTCCGCCGGTCGCGCGCCGTCGACGCTCCGCTTCGGCGCGGACTCCACGCTGCCGGTCACCGAGATCCAGGTGGCGGAGCAGCGGTGA
- the rimI gene encoding ribosomal protein S18-alanine N-acetyltransferase — protein MIRPATPADLDAIMRLERASFPTDAWSDAMMREELASPHGYYVALEHGGRLAGYAGLRAPAGARDGDVQTIALDESARGRGLGRALLRTLLSKAHERRVREVFLEVRDDNPVARGLYASEGFVEAGRRPRYYQPDDVDAIVMRVDVPAWAAARGEDAVASGVNGGWCS, from the coding sequence GTGATCCGCCCGGCGACGCCCGCCGATCTCGATGCGATCATGCGCCTGGAGCGGGCGAGCTTTCCCACGGATGCGTGGAGCGACGCCATGATGCGCGAAGAGCTCGCCTCACCGCACGGGTACTACGTCGCGCTCGAGCACGGCGGTCGACTGGCCGGCTACGCGGGGTTGCGTGCGCCCGCGGGAGCGCGTGACGGCGACGTCCAGACGATCGCCCTGGACGAGTCGGCCCGCGGACGCGGCCTCGGACGGGCGCTGCTGCGCACGCTTTTGTCGAAGGCCCACGAACGACGCGTCCGCGAGGTGTTCCTCGAGGTGCGCGACGACAACCCCGTCGCCCGTGGGCTGTACGCCTCGGAGGGATTCGTGGAGGCCGGCCGGCGTCCGCGCTACTACCAGCCCGACGACGTCGATGCGATCGTCATGCGCGTGGACGTGCCGGCGTGGGCGGCGGCCCGCGGCGAGGATGCGGTCGCATCCGGTGTGAACGGAGGATGGTGCTCGTGA
- the tsaB gene encoding tRNA (adenosine(37)-N6)-threonylcarbamoyltransferase complex dimerization subunit type 1 TsaB gives MFLGIDTSLGTALAVIDPDGVVRAEVSSDNPLGHAEVIGDLLLTVTETARTTAAHGSGLGAADDARITHVVAGMGPGPFTGLRIGIAAARAFALARGVPVVPVASHDAVALGVLLAAAMEDADAGTFAVVTDARRREFAYTVYRGLDDDGLPERLAGPALSPRDELDDRLAALGAARIDAGAIPATVLALCGARAVAAGRTIAADEPLYLRSPDVTSPHAPKRVSS, from the coding sequence GTGTTCCTCGGCATCGACACCTCGCTCGGAACGGCGCTCGCCGTCATCGATCCCGACGGCGTCGTGCGCGCCGAGGTCTCCAGCGACAACCCGCTCGGTCACGCCGAGGTCATCGGCGACCTGCTGCTCACGGTGACGGAGACCGCGCGCACCACAGCCGCCCACGGCTCGGGGCTGGGCGCGGCCGACGACGCGCGCATCACGCATGTCGTCGCCGGTATGGGGCCCGGTCCCTTCACGGGGCTGCGGATCGGCATCGCCGCCGCGCGCGCCTTCGCGCTCGCCCGCGGCGTGCCGGTGGTACCCGTGGCCAGTCACGACGCCGTCGCGCTGGGCGTGCTCCTCGCTGCGGCGATGGAGGATGCGGACGCCGGCACGTTCGCCGTCGTCACCGACGCCCGGCGTCGGGAGTTCGCGTACACGGTGTACCGCGGCCTCGACGACGACGGCCTGCCCGAACGGCTCGCCGGTCCCGCTCTCAGCCCGCGCGACGAGCTGGATGACCGGCTCGCGGCGCTCGGCGCCGCCCGCATCGATGCGGGTGCGATCCCGGCGACGGTCCTGGCGCTGTGCGGCGCACGTGCCGTCGCCGCCGGCCGCACGATCGCCGCGGACGAGCCGCTGTATCTGCGTTCGCCCGACGTCACGAGTCCCCACGCCCCCAAGCGGGTGAGCTCGTGA
- the tsaE gene encoding tRNA (adenosine(37)-N6)-threonylcarbamoyltransferase complex ATPase subunit type 1 TsaE produces the protein MTNKVGERAMDELLGEREIVSPQDMEQLGRQMGERLHAGDVVVLTGALGAGKTTLTRGIAAGLGVRGPIQSPTFVIARTHPSLTGGAPLVHVDAYRLGSAAELDDLDIDLPGSVVVVEWGHGLIEAIADSWWEVELDREWDGRGVDSACGTYQRHNDDLDAETPRLVTITHHAV, from the coding sequence ATGACGAACAAGGTCGGTGAGCGGGCGATGGACGAGTTGCTCGGTGAACGGGAGATCGTCTCGCCGCAGGACATGGAGCAGCTGGGTCGGCAGATGGGGGAGCGCCTGCACGCGGGCGACGTCGTCGTGCTGACGGGCGCGCTGGGGGCGGGCAAGACCACCCTGACCCGCGGGATCGCGGCGGGTCTCGGTGTGCGCGGTCCGATCCAGAGCCCGACGTTCGTGATCGCCCGCACGCATCCCTCGCTCACGGGCGGAGCGCCCCTGGTGCACGTCGACGCCTACCGGTTGGGGTCGGCGGCGGAACTCGACGACCTCGACATCGATCTGCCGGGCTCGGTCGTGGTGGTGGAATGGGGCCACGGACTCATCGAGGCGATCGCCGACTCCTGGTGGGAGGTCGAGCTCGACCGCGAGTGGGACGGTCGCGGAGTCGACAGCGCCTGCGGCACGTACCAGCGCCACAACGACGATCTGGATGCGGAGACCCCGCGCCTGGTGACGATCACGCACCACGCCGTCTGA
- the alr gene encoding alanine racemase codes for MSTLPAGVMREAVIDVEAIADNVRHLRRLTGVEIIAVVKADGYGHGAARSAAAALAGGATRIGVADISEALALRRAGIDAPILAWLHAPGASFGEAVERGIELGISRLDQLNAAAAAGSGDRPAVLHLKLETGLGRNGASPADYAALFAEAARWERLGRVRVIGIFSHLSNASAEDDLAALARFEDAVAAASLAGLTPRLRHIAATHAALALPQTRLNCVRIGIGIYGLSPFDDRSSADLGLRPAMTLRACVAAVRRVGAGQGVSYGYDYRASGDTTLALVPLGYADGVPRQASGAGPVRIAGERHRVAGRIAMDQFVVDVGDAEVNVGDEVVLFGDPTLGVPSATDWAIAAGTINYEIVTRIGARVPRHHIAS; via the coding sequence ATGAGTACGCTGCCGGCCGGGGTCATGCGAGAAGCGGTCATCGATGTCGAGGCGATCGCCGACAACGTGCGTCACCTGCGGCGCTTGACGGGTGTCGAGATCATCGCCGTCGTCAAGGCCGACGGGTACGGGCACGGAGCGGCGCGATCTGCCGCGGCGGCGCTCGCCGGCGGCGCGACGCGCATCGGTGTCGCCGACATCAGCGAGGCGCTGGCGTTGCGGCGCGCCGGGATCGACGCGCCCATCCTCGCCTGGTTGCACGCCCCCGGCGCCTCCTTCGGCGAAGCGGTCGAGCGCGGCATCGAGCTGGGCATCTCCCGCCTCGACCAGCTGAACGCGGCCGCCGCCGCCGGAAGCGGTGATCGACCCGCCGTGCTGCACCTCAAGCTCGAGACCGGGCTGGGGCGCAACGGCGCATCGCCCGCCGACTACGCCGCGCTGTTCGCGGAGGCCGCCCGGTGGGAACGGCTGGGCCGGGTGCGCGTGATCGGGATCTTCAGCCACCTCTCCAACGCATCCGCCGAGGACGACCTGGCAGCGCTCGCACGCTTCGAGGATGCGGTCGCCGCCGCGTCCCTCGCGGGATTGACCCCCCGCCTGCGGCACATCGCCGCCACCCACGCCGCACTCGCCCTGCCGCAGACGCGCTTGAACTGCGTGCGCATCGGGATCGGCATCTACGGCCTGTCGCCCTTCGACGACCGCTCCTCCGCCGACCTGGGCCTGCGGCCGGCCATGACGCTGCGGGCCTGCGTCGCGGCTGTCAGGCGCGTCGGTGCGGGGCAGGGCGTCTCGTACGGCTACGACTACCGCGCGAGCGGAGACACGACCCTCGCCCTCGTGCCGCTGGGGTACGCCGACGGAGTGCCGCGCCAGGCCTCCGGAGCGGGGCCCGTGCGCATCGCGGGCGAACGTCACCGTGTCGCCGGCCGCATCGCGATGGATCAGTTCGTCGTCGACGTGGGCGACGCCGAGGTGAACGTCGGGGACGAGGTCGTGCTCTTCGGCGATCCCACCCTCGGAGTGCCCTCCGCGACCGACTGGGCGATCGCTGCCGGCACGATCAACTACGAGATCGTCACGCGGATCGGCGCGCGCGTGCCGCGGCACCACATCGCCTCGTGA
- a CDS encoding TIGR00730 family Rossman fold protein encodes MIARIAVYTGSALGASPAYAAAAAAVGEALAASGLGLVYGGGRAGLMGIVADAALAAGGEVHGVIPQALVDAELAHPGLTRLEIVADMHERKMRMAELADAFVALPGGAGTLEELFEAWTWLQLGLHRKPVSLYDVDGYWAPLGAMLDGMVESGFLTAAFRDTLGVAADPAALLAGFAAWEPPAPKWRR; translated from the coding sequence ATGATCGCCCGCATCGCCGTCTACACCGGCTCCGCCCTCGGCGCCTCGCCCGCCTACGCCGCGGCCGCCGCCGCCGTGGGGGAGGCGCTCGCCGCATCCGGTCTCGGGCTCGTGTACGGCGGCGGGCGCGCCGGACTCATGGGGATCGTCGCGGATGCGGCCCTCGCCGCCGGCGGCGAGGTGCACGGGGTGATCCCGCAGGCTCTGGTGGATGCGGAGCTCGCCCATCCCGGCCTCACCCGGCTCGAGATCGTAGCCGACATGCACGAGCGCAAGATGCGGATGGCGGAGCTCGCCGATGCGTTCGTCGCCCTGCCGGGCGGCGCGGGCACTCTCGAGGAACTCTTCGAAGCGTGGACCTGGCTGCAGCTCGGCCTGCACCGCAAGCCGGTGTCGCTCTACGACGTCGACGGCTACTGGGCGCCCCTGGGCGCGATGCTGGACGGGATGGTCGAGTCCGGCTTTCTCACCGCGGCCTTCCGGGACACCCTCGGAGTCGCCGCAGACCCGGCGGCGTTGCTCGCGGGATTCGCGGCATGGGAGCCGCCGGCACCCAAGTGGCGGCGCTGA
- a CDS encoding holo-ACP synthase, which produces MIVGVGVDLVDVPRFERTLARTPGLLTRLFSPAERVLKPRSLAARYAAKEALIKALGGSDGVHWVEIEVASEPSGRPIFALTGSTAEVVSARGIVALHLSMSHDAGLATAYVVAEAAPA; this is translated from the coding sequence ATGATCGTCGGAGTCGGCGTCGACCTGGTCGACGTGCCGCGGTTCGAGCGCACGCTCGCGCGCACGCCGGGTCTGCTGACCCGCCTGTTCTCGCCGGCGGAGCGCGTGCTGAAGCCGCGGTCGCTGGCCGCGCGGTACGCCGCCAAGGAGGCGTTGATCAAGGCGCTCGGCGGATCGGACGGCGTGCACTGGGTCGAGATCGAGGTGGCATCGGAGCCCTCGGGCCGGCCGATCTTCGCGCTGACGGGATCGACGGCCGAGGTCGTCTCGGCGCGCGGCATCGTGGCGCTGCACCTGTCGATGAGTCACGACGCAGGGCTCGCGACGGCGTACGTCGTCGCCGAGGCGGCGCCGGCATGA
- the glmS gene encoding glutamine--fructose-6-phosphate transaminase (isomerizing), with product MCGIVGYVGPRPSQDILISGLARLEYRGYDSAGIAVIDADGDLGMRKRAGKLSVLRDDLARVPLTDGTTGIGHTRWATHGGPTDANAHPHLADDDKLAVIHNGIIENFAALKAELVSEGYTFRSETDTEVAAVLIGREYAASGDLIAAFRSTVGRFEGAYTLLAMHKDHPGLVVAARRNSPLVIGLGEGENFLGSDVAAFVEYTRNALAIGQDEIVAITPEGVEVTDFDGNVVEPEPFEVTWDAAAAEKGGWSSFMAKEVSEEPEAVANTIRGRIRDGAVVVPELDGLDELFADIDRVVIIAAGTAAYAGQTGKYALELWTRIPVDVELAHEFRYRDPVIGPRTLVVSISQSGETMDTLMAVKYARERGARTLSICNTQGATIPRESDAIVYTHAGPEVAVASTKAFVAQITAIYLLALHIARVRGSLTAAEIADHVRELESVPGKISTILETQQERITQLAHWMADTRSVLFLGRHVGYPIALEGALKLKEISYIHAEGFAAGELKHGPIALIEPGQPVFVIVPSPRESSVLHDKVVSNIQEIRARGARVIVIAEEGDASVLPFSDEVLHIPLAGPLFEALLAVVPLHIFAMGLATAKGLDVDQPRNLAKSVTVE from the coding sequence ATGTGTGGAATCGTCGGATACGTCGGCCCTCGGCCGAGCCAGGACATCCTGATCTCGGGCCTGGCCCGTCTGGAGTACCGCGGGTACGACTCGGCCGGCATCGCTGTCATCGACGCCGACGGCGACCTCGGGATGCGCAAGCGCGCGGGCAAGCTCAGCGTGCTGCGCGACGACCTCGCACGCGTCCCCCTCACGGACGGCACGACCGGAATCGGCCACACGCGGTGGGCGACCCACGGCGGTCCGACGGATGCCAACGCGCATCCGCATCTGGCCGATGACGACAAGCTCGCCGTCATCCACAACGGCATCATCGAGAACTTCGCGGCCCTCAAGGCCGAACTCGTCAGCGAGGGCTACACCTTCCGCAGCGAGACCGACACCGAGGTCGCCGCGGTCCTGATCGGCCGGGAGTACGCGGCATCCGGCGACCTGATCGCCGCCTTCCGTTCGACCGTCGGCCGCTTCGAGGGTGCCTACACGCTGCTGGCGATGCACAAGGACCACCCGGGCCTCGTGGTCGCCGCCCGTCGCAACTCGCCGCTGGTGATCGGCCTCGGCGAGGGTGAGAACTTCCTCGGATCCGACGTCGCCGCCTTCGTCGAGTACACCCGCAACGCGCTCGCGATCGGCCAGGACGAGATCGTCGCCATCACGCCCGAGGGCGTCGAAGTCACGGACTTCGACGGCAACGTCGTCGAGCCCGAGCCGTTCGAAGTGACCTGGGACGCCGCCGCCGCCGAGAAGGGCGGATGGTCCTCGTTCATGGCGAAGGAGGTCTCGGAGGAACCCGAGGCCGTCGCCAACACGATCCGCGGCCGCATCCGCGACGGCGCCGTCGTCGTCCCCGAGCTGGACGGTCTGGACGAGCTCTTCGCCGACATCGACCGCGTGGTCATCATCGCCGCGGGAACGGCCGCTTATGCCGGGCAGACGGGCAAGTACGCGCTGGAGCTGTGGACCCGCATCCCGGTCGACGTCGAGCTCGCGCACGAGTTCCGCTACCGCGACCCGGTGATCGGTCCCCGCACGCTCGTCGTGTCCATCAGCCAGTCGGGCGAGACCATGGACACCCTGATGGCGGTCAAGTACGCCCGCGAGCGCGGCGCACGCACGCTCTCCATCTGCAACACGCAGGGCGCCACCATCCCGCGCGAGTCGGACGCGATCGTCTACACGCACGCCGGCCCCGAGGTCGCCGTGGCCTCGACCAAGGCCTTCGTCGCGCAGATCACTGCGATCTACCTGCTCGCGCTGCACATCGCTCGCGTGCGCGGCTCGCTGACGGCCGCCGAGATCGCGGACCACGTGCGCGAGCTCGAGTCGGTGCCCGGCAAGATCAGCACCATCCTCGAGACGCAGCAGGAGCGCATCACGCAGCTCGCGCACTGGATGGCCGACACGCGCTCGGTGCTGTTCCTCGGTCGTCACGTCGGTTACCCGATCGCGCTGGAGGGCGCCCTCAAGCTCAAGGAGATCTCCTACATCCATGCGGAGGGCTTCGCCGCCGGCGAGCTCAAGCACGGACCCATCGCGCTGATCGAGCCCGGTCAGCCGGTGTTCGTGATCGTGCCGTCGCCGCGGGAATCGTCGGTGCTGCACGACAAGGTGGTCTCCAACATCCAGGAGATCCGCGCGCGCGGTGCGCGCGTCATCGTGATCGCGGAGGAGGGTGACGCGAGCGTCCTGCCGTTCTCCGACGAGGTGCTGCACATCCCGCTCGCCGGCCCCCTGTTCGAGGCGCTGCTCGCGGTCGTCCCCCTGCACATCTTCGCGATGGGCCTCGCGACGGCGAAGGGGCTGGATGTGGACCAGCCGCGCAACCTCGCCAAGTCCGTCACGGTCGAGTAA